One window of Dyadobacter sandarakinus genomic DNA carries:
- a CDS encoding Dabb family protein, producing the protein MRTRNKTLGYLLPVFSLCVFMLIIYGAYVPHKRAEIQRVVCIKFKSGTTAEDMEKHMRDFASMKNSVDEVVAYSAGHVQKSAVDGNQFDVVHYLTFRTVEGADKYVANADRKAFVKANEGNWDKVLEINSNIEK; encoded by the coding sequence ATGAGAACCAGAAATAAAACATTAGGTTATTTGTTGCCGGTATTTTCACTTTGTGTGTTTATGCTGATTATTTACGGCGCTTATGTGCCGCATAAAAGAGCCGAAATCCAGCGGGTTGTGTGCATTAAGTTTAAGTCAGGAACAACTGCGGAAGACATGGAAAAGCACATGCGTGACTTTGCTTCCATGAAAAATTCGGTAGACGAAGTGGTAGCTTATTCAGCCGGACATGTACAAAAGTCTGCAGTGGATGGAAACCAATTTGACGTAGTGCATTACCTGACTTTCAGAACAGTCGAAGGTGCGGATAAATATGTAGCCAATGCAGACCGCAAGGCGTTTGTAAAAGCAAATGAAGGAAATTGGGATAAGGTGCTGGAGATTAACTCCAACATTGAAAAATAA
- a CDS encoding zinc dependent phospholipase C family protein: protein MFRLPAAMQVFYKKHIDYITENATNPDKRRYAVAGEAERHFIDLDVYGDSVFYFLPPSWPKAVERVGEDSLRKHGIVPWHIQLAAFQLTEAFKMRDLTRVLRLSAELGHYIADAHVPLHTTSNYNGQKTRQTGIHGFWESRLPELFAEQYEFWEGPAVYQENIMLAAWQAVRESSEARDSVLSFEKILTGTFASDKKYSYELRNNVLTRSYSREFSEQYHAMLAGQVERRMRASIRMTGDIWYTCWINAGQPDLASLTEIKPQATPEKEEETSWIRRLLHIRPEADD from the coding sequence GTGTTCCGCCTGCCAGCTGCCATGCAGGTGTTTTATAAAAAACACATTGACTACATCACTGAAAATGCAACCAATCCGGACAAGAGAAGGTACGCAGTTGCCGGTGAGGCCGAGCGGCATTTTATTGATCTGGATGTGTATGGCGACAGCGTGTTTTACTTTTTACCACCATCCTGGCCTAAGGCAGTTGAAAGAGTAGGGGAAGACAGCCTGCGGAAGCACGGGATTGTACCTTGGCACATTCAGCTCGCTGCTTTTCAGCTTACGGAAGCATTCAAGATGCGTGACCTGACGCGCGTACTAAGGCTTTCGGCTGAACTGGGGCATTATATTGCCGACGCGCATGTACCGCTGCATACGACCAGCAATTATAATGGTCAGAAAACCCGGCAAACCGGGATACACGGATTTTGGGAGTCACGCCTGCCGGAGCTGTTTGCAGAACAATATGAGTTTTGGGAGGGTCCCGCAGTATATCAGGAAAATATCATGCTGGCAGCCTGGCAGGCTGTCCGGGAATCCAGCGAGGCGAGGGATTCGGTTTTATCCTTTGAAAAAATACTGACCGGCACTTTCGCGTCTGATAAAAAGTACAGCTATGAACTTAGGAACAATGTACTCACCCGCAGCTACTCGCGCGAGTTTTCCGAGCAATACCATGCAATGCTGGCTGGGCAGGTCGAAAGAAGGATGCGCGCATCGATCCGCATGACGGGCGACATCTGGTATACATGCTGGATTAATGCCGGCCAGCCCGACCTTGCATCTTTAACCGAAATAAAGCCGCAGGCTACTCCCGAAAAGGAGGAAGAAACAAGCTGGATCAGGCGGCTGCTGCATATCCGGCCGGAAGCAGATGATTAA
- a CDS encoding DinB family protein, whose protein sequence is MDKQAQKQEVWLRGPLPGVPPLLQPAAHALLQAGEELAGLADTFPNDLLWHKPAGLASVGFHLQHLTGVLDRLFTYADERLLSDGQLTYLKNEGSEPFPGCNYTALLHAFDRQVEASIAYFKMVEESTLTDLRYVGRARIPSTKLGLLFHAAEHTQRHTGQLLVTARMLMQQVDGIIRL, encoded by the coding sequence ATGGATAAACAAGCTCAGAAACAAGAAGTTTGGCTCAGGGGCCCTCTGCCCGGAGTACCTCCGCTCTTGCAACCCGCAGCGCATGCACTCCTTCAGGCGGGAGAAGAGCTGGCTGGCCTGGCAGATACCTTCCCCAATGATCTGCTCTGGCATAAGCCTGCGGGACTTGCCTCGGTAGGTTTTCATTTACAGCATCTTACCGGTGTACTCGACAGGCTTTTTACTTACGCAGACGAACGCCTGCTCAGTGACGGGCAGCTTACTTACCTGAAAAACGAAGGCTCCGAGCCTTTCCCGGGATGCAACTATACAGCATTGCTGCATGCATTTGACAGGCAGGTTGAGGCTTCCATCGCATATTTTAAAATGGTAGAAGAAAGTACACTGACTGACCTCCGCTATGTGGGCCGCGCCAGAATTCCGTCCACAAAGCTGGGATTACTCTTTCATGCTGCGGAGCATACGCAGCGGCATACGGGCCAGCTTCTGGTAACTGCCAGGATGCTGATGCAGCAGGTGGATGGTATAATCCGGCTTTAA